A single genomic interval of Staphylococcus hyicus harbors:
- a CDS encoding aggregation-promoting factor C-terminal-like domain-containing protein — protein MKKVLIASLATVSLSLGTAGIVSEVESTHAATQSTNEVYKAFIQAGGTKAMWDNIVMPESGGNPNAVNELGYRGLGQTKEAWGTGSVETQTKGMINYAKARYGSIDKAIQFRIANGWW, from the coding sequence ATGAAAAAAGTACTTATCGCTTCATTAGCAACTGTTTCACTCTCTTTAGGTACAGCAGGTATTGTATCTGAAGTTGAATCGACACATGCTGCTACCCAATCAACTAATGAAGTTTATAAAGCATTTATCCAAGCTGGTGGCACGAAAGCTATGTGGGATAACATCGTTATGCCTGAATCAGGTGGAAATCCAAATGCGGTCAATGAACTTGGCTATCGAGGATTAGGTCAAACGAAAGAAGCTTGGGGCACTGGTTCAGTAGAAACACAAACGAAAGGCATGATTAACTATGCTAAAGCGCGTTATGGCTCTATAGATAAGGCTATTCAATTCAGAATTGCTAACGGTTGGTGGTAA
- a CDS encoding mechanosensitive ion channel: MNNVWGTFKGAIETIVNFIPNLISAILLLLLAWIIAVVVKNIIVKGLNALGVDKWLERKGLVNNNHAHDGHKGKRSESEGLIRTLGKLAYFLVFLLFLPPVFDALGMKSVSEPIKGMMNSVFEFAPKIIVAIVILVLGLFIAKMLGTLVKNLLASLNVSRFNHYVNFGNNSREGIDIPEAAGWVITTLIGLFFVVQALTTVNLEILNGIGKAIIGYLPLVISGIIILGLGLIGGNILAKLVRRATGHTLLAQVVKYLLIIVAVFMTLDQLNFAQSIVNVAFLLILGAVAVAFAIAFGIGGRGFAEKQLNSLSNRIEEDKRNPDYGNYDDGLFGSKSKQANHAQGNHQDNYDYTNHNHSDFDQTHVDHSHSHDQFEHSEFDADQREIERREAEQKSSYVKDEDIEERREQRRERRRDPRDRY, from the coding sequence ATGAACAACGTATGGGGAACATTCAAGGGTGCTATTGAAACAATTGTCAATTTCATTCCGAACTTAATTAGTGCTATTTTACTTTTATTACTCGCATGGATTATTGCTGTAGTAGTAAAAAATATTATCGTTAAAGGTTTAAACGCATTAGGTGTAGATAAATGGCTAGAGCGTAAAGGATTAGTGAATAATAATCATGCACATGACGGTCATAAAGGCAAACGTTCTGAATCAGAAGGTTTAATTCGTACACTTGGTAAATTAGCGTATTTCCTAGTATTCTTATTATTCTTACCGCCGGTATTTGATGCGTTAGGTATGAAATCAGTATCAGAACCGATTAAAGGTATGATGAACAGCGTATTTGAATTCGCTCCAAAAATTATTGTTGCGATTGTCATTTTAGTATTAGGTTTATTCATTGCTAAAATGTTAGGTACATTAGTGAAAAACTTACTTGCAAGTTTAAATGTGAGTCGTTTTAACCACTATGTGAACTTTGGAAACAACTCTAGAGAAGGGATCGACATCCCTGAAGCTGCAGGTTGGGTTATTACAACATTAATTGGATTATTCTTCGTCGTTCAAGCTTTAACAACTGTAAATTTAGAAATCTTAAATGGTATTGGTAAAGCAATTATTGGCTATTTACCATTAGTGATTTCAGGTATTATCATTTTAGGTTTAGGTCTTATCGGTGGTAACATTTTAGCTAAACTTGTCCGCCGTGCAACAGGTCATACATTACTTGCGCAAGTCGTTAAATACTTATTAATCATTGTGGCTGTATTTATGACATTAGATCAATTAAACTTTGCGCAAAGCATTGTTAATGTAGCGTTCTTATTAATCTTAGGTGCGGTTGCAGTTGCATTTGCTATCGCATTTGGTATTGGTGGCCGTGGCTTTGCTGAAAAGCAATTAAACAGCTTGTCAAACCGTATTGAAGAAGATAAACGTAATCCAGATTATGGTAACTATGATGATGGATTATTTGGTTCAAAATCTAAACAAGCTAATCATGCACAAGGTAATCATCAAGACAATTATGATTACACAAATCACAATCACTCAGATTTTGACCAAACACATGTAGATCATTCACATAGTCATGATCAATTCGAACATAGCGAATTTGATGCAGATCAACGTGAAATTGAACGTCGTGAAGCGGAACAAAAATCAAGTTACGTTAAAGATGAAGATATTGAAGAGCGTCGTGAACAACGTCGCGAACGTCGTCGTGACCCACGTGACCGTTACTAA
- a CDS encoding YbfB/YjiJ family MFS transporter, with amino-acid sequence MTEKTETRLAYRQLLMGMITLFVVIALGRFAYTPIMPYMQAATHLGDKDAGLLATFNYLGYLIGAIIPMFCLIRSKVFDLKLYLLLNVITMFLLGNTTEFWMWSILRLLNGIASGVGFVLASNVALEALRRAGKHAICGLLYSAVGAGIFVSSIFVFFYTDTHNWDMTWMILGGVSFVLACIVMVMLKEPPRMTQNENKTTHTQRRKYPRAYYITYYLAYFSEGAGYIVTGTFLVALIKAIPELEPYAPLSWMFVGLGAIPSTVMWSIIGEKIGNGRATQMCFVIQVIAVLMPILTSNMFALMISSMLFGSTFLGLTTLFMSQGQKIAYETGNGHVVSLMTFIYSFGQMMAPYVAGVILAHTVGYSTALIFASVILTMGLISHIISQRYVHQYQ; translated from the coding sequence ATGACAGAAAAAACAGAAACGAGATTGGCTTATCGTCAACTTTTAATGGGGATGATTACATTATTTGTGGTCATTGCGTTAGGGCGTTTTGCTTATACACCAATCATGCCTTATATGCAAGCAGCGACACACTTGGGAGATAAAGATGCCGGATTATTAGCGACGTTCAACTATTTAGGCTACTTAATTGGTGCCATTATTCCAATGTTTTGTCTGATACGTTCGAAAGTCTTTGATTTAAAGTTATATTTGTTACTTAACGTGATTACGATGTTTTTACTTGGTAATACAACAGAATTTTGGATGTGGAGTATTTTAAGGTTGTTAAATGGCATTGCAAGTGGTGTCGGCTTTGTATTGGCATCGAATGTCGCACTAGAGGCGTTACGACGTGCAGGTAAACATGCGATTTGTGGGTTGCTTTATAGTGCAGTAGGTGCAGGTATATTCGTAAGTAGTATTTTTGTTTTCTTTTATACAGATACACATAATTGGGATATGACGTGGATGATTTTAGGAGGCGTGTCCTTTGTGCTCGCATGTATTGTTATGGTGATGTTAAAAGAACCACCGCGCATGACACAAAATGAGAACAAAACGACGCACACACAACGCCGTAAATATCCCCGTGCGTATTATATTACATATTATCTTGCCTATTTTAGTGAAGGGGCAGGGTATATCGTGACTGGAACCTTTCTAGTAGCGCTTATAAAAGCAATACCAGAACTTGAACCATATGCGCCATTAAGTTGGATGTTTGTCGGACTCGGTGCGATACCTTCTACAGTGATGTGGTCGATTATTGGCGAAAAAATAGGGAATGGTCGGGCAACTCAAATGTGTTTTGTCATTCAAGTGATTGCAGTATTAATGCCAATCCTCACATCAAATATGTTTGCATTAATGATCAGTTCTATGCTATTTGGTAGTACGTTTTTAGGCTTGACGACATTATTTATGTCGCAAGGTCAAAAAATTGCTTATGAAACAGGTAATGGCCATGTTGTTTCGTTAATGACATTTATTTATAGCTTTGGTCAAATGATGGCCCCATATGTAGCGGGTGTGATACTCGCTCATACAGTTGGCTATTCAACAGCGCTTATATTTGCGAGTGTCATTTTGACGATGGGGCTCATTAGTCATATCATCAGTCAGAGGTATGTTCACCAATATCAATAA
- the isaB gene encoding immunodominant staphylococcal antigen IsaB family protein, with the protein MKKLSKVLLASTLLTGALIGTQALTPEQPVAHAAISPWYAYHGQTAFGGAFYLDGHFKNAVQHRGLTFNGYKISAPFSKKNIKYIKVHDQGIAVVSGKTASSIMFPVSKGTSIQKVKMSYGKPTKVFESAQGTVYRYQYKKATIDFTEAHHQVTMITVSNGL; encoded by the coding sequence ATGAAGAAATTGTCAAAGGTTTTACTCGCAAGTACACTTTTGACTGGCGCCCTTATTGGCACTCAAGCATTAACGCCTGAACAACCAGTCGCACACGCTGCGATATCCCCTTGGTATGCATATCATGGACAAACAGCATTTGGTGGTGCCTTTTATCTTGATGGTCATTTTAAAAATGCGGTTCAGCACCGTGGTTTAACGTTTAATGGCTACAAAATTTCTGCACCTTTTAGTAAAAAGAATATTAAATACATCAAAGTTCATGATCAAGGTATTGCTGTGGTCTCTGGAAAAACCGCAAGCAGTATCATGTTTCCAGTTTCAAAAGGCACCTCAATTCAAAAAGTGAAAATGAGCTACGGCAAACCTACAAAAGTATTTGAATCTGCACAAGGTACGGTCTACCGATATCAGTACAAAAAGGCAACCATCGATTTTACAGAAGCACATCACCAAGTCACTATGATTACGGTATCTAATGGACTTTAA
- a CDS encoding CapA family protein, which yields MSKKNKLNLEERILRNSKNQKKHNSLLMLVVTVIAIGLLVFFMLTTKTESVKVFGKEDKGLHMTYLGNITLNENIRQNDLKNMFSSVSDIIKDSDYALASVNVNNFAKDPKRNIDKNLKNIGFLNHLGFSTINLTNNSVDLEQIKQITRKADAQHGYNFTTGNGSNPLNSKITKKTVNGKKVASVSFTDVSSKYMDPRKATTSIALEPKIFMPLVQKLKKDNDVVIVNVDWGIPDEPNVTNRQKQYGHALVDAGADVVVGHNTVVQEIEKYKGSSIFYSLGNVTSDKFLSENKKGIAVQHTIHGDQSKFQITPIRTTGDQVTQDNMNAIEKQKFFNRISSPSIKLKEANGGYTYEN from the coding sequence ATGTCGAAAAAGAACAAATTAAATTTAGAAGAACGGATACTTCGCAATTCGAAAAACCAGAAAAAACATAATTCACTTTTGATGCTTGTCGTTACCGTAATTGCGATTGGCCTACTCGTCTTTTTCATGCTGACTACCAAAACGGAAAGTGTAAAAGTTTTTGGTAAAGAAGATAAAGGACTACATATGACGTATCTAGGCAATATCACATTAAATGAAAACATTCGTCAAAACGATTTGAAAAATATGTTCAGTTCAGTATCTGACATTATTAAAGATAGTGACTATGCTTTAGCAAGTGTAAACGTCAACAACTTTGCGAAAGACCCTAAACGAAACATAGATAAAAACTTAAAAAATATTGGATTCTTAAATCATTTAGGTTTTAGCACCATCAACTTAACGAACAACTCTGTTGATCTTGAACAAATTAAACAAATTACAAGAAAAGCAGATGCCCAACATGGCTATAACTTCACTACAGGTAATGGTTCTAATCCGTTGAACAGTAAAATCACTAAGAAGACAGTTAATGGTAAAAAAGTGGCAAGTGTATCATTCACAGATGTAAGTTCCAAATATATGGACCCACGTAAAGCAACGACATCTATCGCACTTGAACCTAAAATCTTCATGCCTCTCGTTCAAAAACTTAAAAAAGACAATGATGTCGTAATTGTCAATGTCGACTGGGGTATCCCTGACGAACCGAACGTGACAAATCGCCAAAAACAATATGGTCATGCTTTAGTAGATGCTGGCGCAGATGTTGTTGTTGGTCATAATACTGTTGTTCAAGAAATCGAAAAATATAAAGGTTCAAGCATTTTTTACAGCTTAGGTAATGTAACATCCGATAAATTCTTATCAGAAAACAAAAAAGGTATCGCTGTTCAACATACCATTCATGGTGATCAGAGCAAGTTTCAAATCACACCTATTCGCACCACAGGAGACCAAGTCACTCAAGACAATATGAACGCTATAGAAAAGCAAAAATTCTTTAATCGTATTTCAAGCCCATCAATTAAATTAAAAGAAGCCAATGGAGGTTACACATATGAGAACTAA
- a CDS encoding xylulokinase, translated as MENQQTNRWITSGAITVGIELGSTQIKTVAVGPNYRPLASGIYKWENQYRDGYWTYDLEEVWIGIQESYRLMREQVKQQYGGTLRKINALGISGMMHGYLAFNEDDELLVPFRTWRNNYANFASRLLSYQFQVNVPERWSIALFEQAIMNKEPHAHHVTKLMTLAGYVHWKLTGEHVSGIGDASGMFPIDTEKQYYRADLMDRYDRLLVEEGYEQKIETMLPHILKAGDCAGMLTEAGAQRIDPSGCLEAGIPLCPPEGDAATGMVATNSIQPRTGNVSVGTSIFSMFVLDAPMSRPHPEVDIVSTPDGYDVAMIHANNGTSDLDAWMHLFEEVLTTMGVSVESSTLYERLFATLSNADQDAGRLLNYNYVSGEFITDVKQGTPTFIRHRDSHFNLANFMKSHIYSSFVTLKMGVERLAEAEHLTFERITAHGGMFKTPMVVHDLAAALNVPVQVRTAAHEGGAWGIALLAAYMKETEKRSLHHFLDDVFRDSEVQQVEPTEAHVKAYNDYVRQFQKGLRDQREAYKLFEI; from the coding sequence TTGGAAAATCAACAAACGAATAGATGGATAACGTCTGGCGCCATTACTGTAGGGATTGAATTAGGTTCTACACAAATCAAAACTGTAGCGGTGGGGCCAAACTATCGGCCGCTCGCATCTGGCATATACAAATGGGAAAATCAATACCGGGACGGCTATTGGACCTATGATTTAGAGGAAGTTTGGATTGGAATCCAAGAAAGTTACCGCTTAATGAGGGAACAAGTGAAACAGCAGTATGGTGGTACATTAAGAAAAATCAACGCACTCGGGATTAGCGGGATGATGCATGGTTATCTTGCTTTTAACGAAGATGACGAATTACTTGTGCCATTTCGGACGTGGCGAAATAATTATGCGAATTTTGCGAGTCGACTGCTAAGTTATCAATTTCAAGTCAATGTGCCAGAACGTTGGAGTATTGCGCTATTTGAACAAGCGATTATGAATAAAGAGCCGCATGCCCATCATGTCACAAAATTAATGACTTTGGCAGGTTATGTTCATTGGAAATTAACAGGTGAACATGTAAGTGGCATTGGGGATGCTTCAGGCATGTTTCCCATTGATACGGAAAAACAATATTATCGTGCAGATTTAATGGATCGGTATGATCGGTTGTTAGTTGAAGAAGGTTATGAACAAAAAATTGAAACGATGTTGCCACATATTTTAAAAGCCGGTGATTGTGCCGGTATGCTCACAGAAGCGGGTGCTCAACGTATTGATCCTTCAGGTTGTTTAGAAGCAGGGATTCCATTATGCCCACCAGAAGGGGATGCTGCCACGGGTATGGTAGCTACAAATAGTATTCAACCACGAACAGGAAATGTCTCAGTCGGAACAAGTATTTTTTCAATGTTTGTATTAGATGCACCGATGTCTCGCCCTCATCCTGAAGTGGATATTGTTAGTACGCCTGATGGATATGATGTTGCGATGATTCATGCGAATAACGGCACGTCAGATCTTGATGCATGGATGCATTTATTTGAAGAAGTATTAACAACGATGGGTGTATCTGTTGAATCGTCGACCTTATATGAACGTTTATTTGCGACATTATCAAACGCCGATCAAGATGCAGGGCGTTTACTGAATTATAATTACGTCTCGGGTGAGTTTATTACTGATGTGAAACAAGGAACACCGACATTCATACGTCACCGCGATAGTCATTTTAATTTGGCGAATTTTATGAAGAGTCATATATATAGTAGTTTTGTAACGTTGAAAATGGGTGTAGAACGACTGGCAGAAGCTGAGCATTTAACATTTGAGCGTATTACTGCACATGGCGGTATGTTTAAAACGCCAATGGTTGTCCACGACTTAGCCGCAGCATTGAATGTGCCCGTTCAAGTACGAACAGCGGCACATGAAGGCGGTGCGTGGGGTATTGCGCTCCTTGCCGCTTATATGAAAGAAACGGAGAAAAGATCACTTCATCACTTTTTAGATGATGTATTTCGTGACTCAGAAGTTCAACAAGTAGAACCAACTGAAGCGCATGTAAAGGCGTATAATGATTATGTTCGTCAATTTCAAAAAGGATTAAGAGACCAAAGAGAAGCATATAAATTATTTGAAATATAA
- a CDS encoding poly-gamma-glutamate hydrolase family protein, with the protein MKKIIISILLIAGVLITNMLYLTFFSKSSNANDHYGSMTQLMKATKEGVDWKIFTKDEHNPTVIVAPHGGGIEPGTTEIAGSIAKKANAGFYTFQGIRPQNNSELHVTSINYDEPKAREMIGQSERTVTIHKTGREGADVYIGGRDTALKHKIMDSLTHKGFIVKEANGNIAGEGIKNITNMNKRQAGVQLEVSNSTIHNFFKNGDSSRVSRIYAANWTNTMERFTDGVAEALKS; encoded by the coding sequence GTGAAAAAAATTATTATTTCTATTTTACTGATTGCGGGTGTACTAATAACGAATATGCTGTATTTAACATTTTTCTCTAAATCAAGTAATGCGAATGATCATTATGGATCAATGACACAATTGATGAAAGCTACAAAAGAAGGTGTCGATTGGAAAATTTTTACTAAAGATGAGCACAACCCAACCGTAATCGTCGCGCCTCATGGAGGTGGTATCGAACCAGGTACTACTGAAATAGCTGGAAGTATAGCAAAAAAAGCAAATGCTGGCTTTTATACGTTCCAAGGTATTAGACCTCAAAATAATTCTGAATTACACGTGACATCAATTAACTATGATGAACCTAAAGCACGTGAAATGATAGGGCAATCTGAGCGCACAGTGACAATTCATAAAACAGGACGCGAGGGTGCTGATGTGTATATCGGTGGACGTGATACCGCGCTTAAACACAAAATCATGGATAGTCTTACACACAAAGGTTTTATCGTTAAGGAAGCAAACGGCAATATTGCAGGTGAAGGTATTAAAAATATTACCAACATGAACAAACGACAAGCAGGCGTGCAACTAGAAGTATCTAATTCAACGATTCATAATTTCTTTAAAAATGGGGACTCTAGTCGTGTATCACGTATATATGCGGCGAATTGGACGAATACGATGGAACGTTTCACAGATGGTGTCGCTGAAGCGTTAAAATCATAA
- a CDS encoding YfhO family protein, with amino-acid sequence MLTTLVFIPFFYNTFVNGIAFAGKGDGFSQLMPFQKYLYEHYTEFKSFYDTDFGLGGDYTKGLSYYYATSPLMIIYFFIIRILDMIFHLPTHDMTFWAKNQVIISYIRVLLTTIVSYYCFRYLQPERRQFAILATIMYTVSVVTIYFNFTWSFYGEVLILLPLSIWAMERFFRARKIGLFIIAIALTLFANFYFAYYEMIILGFYFLYRVIVPHSNDVVSRVQKLWMLAIAAFISLLISLPGFFTGVSAVMENNREINPHLNLTLFIDFTEKYHIFSNGFYITISTLTFIALFAVNLYKYYYYRLFAILTWILLVGSLTPYFDSFFNGFSLPSRRWIYILCLSSSVLIALFIRYFSEVHLKQFMITAIPTVIVMALMYTQYDATMNWMWVTLLIFIVMGVILWQRQWLAHPAMYYVWIGLVFIQQVMMIVDYHQSHMTIYERPIASMTEDKYHSDALQKEFDQIQQKGNPFSRIEYLSLSALNSPLIYGYNGLSIYSSLFNGDVLDYYDKTMQIAQPIDKNSTHRLLGNRANLMALWDAKDRFKNPKDDNLPYGFEPEKIVDGKDNKYQYSKDTIHYPSTHITNKVFDPKDLKSPIDREHAMLQGIVLNDGTKANSQIQESTNYASLIEINTKDADFKEGNHFLKVKKDEGGLELKVPKTVAEDNKDVYVEMDLEMVKPKDKAHQVKLNEYKQSRSSLNYTYRRAVTPITFRVKADETLRLKLSKGTYRYHLKGVYGENYETLKSAAKEVQKVKVKETKDGYAFIKNKRDAGYLVVPTPYVDGLEATADGQSVDVKKGNGMQTVIPVKKGQEHIELMYTPPHRVLLLIIMGIGIIAGILYTAFIARRLKKK; translated from the coding sequence TTGCTTACAACATTAGTATTTATCCCATTTTTCTACAATACTTTTGTCAATGGTATTGCATTTGCCGGAAAAGGGGATGGGTTTAGTCAATTAATGCCTTTTCAAAAATATTTGTACGAACACTATACAGAGTTTAAAAGTTTTTATGATACAGATTTCGGCTTAGGTGGCGATTATACAAAAGGGCTATCATACTATTATGCAACAAGCCCACTGATGATTATCTATTTCTTTATTATTCGCATCTTAGATATGATATTTCATTTGCCAACACATGATATGACGTTTTGGGCCAAAAATCAGGTCATTATTTCATATATTCGTGTATTATTAACAACCATCGTGAGTTACTATTGTTTTCGTTATTTACAGCCTGAACGTCGTCAATTTGCAATTTTAGCGACTATCATGTATACCGTATCTGTCGTAACGATATACTTTAATTTTACATGGTCATTTTATGGCGAAGTGTTAATTTTATTGCCATTGTCAATATGGGCAATGGAACGTTTTTTCAGAGCGCGTAAAATAGGCTTGTTCATCATCGCTATTGCATTAACATTGTTTGCGAATTTCTATTTTGCGTACTATGAAATGATTATTTTAGGATTCTATTTTCTGTACCGTGTCATTGTACCACATTCTAATGATGTGGTCTCACGTGTTCAAAAACTATGGATGCTGGCGATTGCTGCCTTCATAAGTTTGTTAATCAGTCTTCCAGGATTTTTTACAGGTGTATCCGCGGTTATGGAAAATAATAGAGAAATTAACCCGCATCTTAATTTGACGTTATTTATAGATTTTACAGAAAAATATCATATTTTCTCTAATGGCTTTTACATTACGATTTCAACACTGACATTTATCGCATTATTTGCGGTGAATCTATACAAATACTATTATTATCGTTTATTTGCGATATTAACGTGGATCTTACTAGTAGGTTCACTCACACCATATTTTGATAGTTTTTTTAATGGTTTTTCATTACCATCACGACGTTGGATTTATATTTTATGTTTATCTTCTAGTGTGCTTATCGCATTATTTATACGCTATTTTTCAGAAGTACATCTTAAACAATTCATGATAACGGCCATACCGACTGTAATCGTGATGGCGCTGATGTATACACAATATGATGCCACAATGAACTGGATGTGGGTGACACTATTAATCTTCATCGTGATGGGTGTTATATTATGGCAACGTCAATGGCTTGCTCATCCAGCAATGTATTACGTCTGGATTGGACTCGTATTCATTCAACAAGTAATGATGATTGTCGATTATCATCAATCTCATATGACAATTTATGAACGTCCTATCGCGTCAATGACTGAAGATAAATATCACAGTGATGCACTTCAGAAAGAATTCGATCAAATTCAACAAAAAGGAAATCCATTTTCTCGTATTGAATATTTATCTTTATCAGCACTCAATTCGCCATTGATTTATGGCTATAATGGTTTATCGATTTATTCAAGTTTGTTTAATGGCGATGTCCTTGATTATTATGATAAAACAATGCAAATTGCGCAGCCGATTGATAAAAACAGTACGCATCGTTTATTAGGTAATCGTGCGAATTTAATGGCGTTATGGGATGCGAAAGATCGCTTTAAAAATCCTAAAGATGATAACCTTCCATATGGGTTTGAACCAGAAAAAATAGTTGATGGGAAGGATAATAAATATCAATATTCAAAAGACACCATTCATTATCCAAGTACGCACATTACAAATAAAGTGTTTGACCCTAAAGATTTAAAATCACCTATAGACCGTGAACATGCGATGTTACAAGGAATCGTCTTAAATGATGGCACGAAAGCCAACAGTCAAATTCAAGAAAGTACCAATTACGCAAGTCTGATTGAAATTAATACGAAAGATGCTGATTTTAAAGAGGGAAACCATTTCTTAAAAGTGAAAAAAGATGAGGGGGGGTTAGAACTTAAAGTTCCAAAAACAGTTGCTGAAGATAATAAAGACGTTTATGTCGAAATGGATTTAGAAATGGTCAAACCGAAAGATAAAGCTCATCAAGTAAAACTGAACGAATATAAACAAAGTCGCAGTTCTTTAAATTATACGTATCGCCGTGCGGTTACACCGATTACTTTTCGTGTGAAAGCCGATGAGACGTTACGACTAAAACTTTCAAAAGGCACATACCGTTACCACCTTAAAGGCGTATATGGTGAAAACTACGAAACACTGAAATCAGCAGCGAAAGAAGTTCAAAAGGTAAAGGTTAAAGAAACGAAAGACGGCTATGCATTTATTAAAAATAAACGTGACGCTGGTTACCTTGTCGTACCCACACCTTATGTTGATGGATTAGAAGCAACAGCAGATGGACAATCTGTGGACGTTAAAAAGGGGAATGGCATGCAGACGGTGATTCCTGTTAAAAAAGGACAAGAACACATCGAATTGATGTATACACCGCCGCATAGAGTGTTATTACTGATAATAATGGGGATTGGTATTATAGCTGGTATCCTGTATACCGCTTTTATTGCAAGGCGCTTAAAAAAGAAATAA
- a CDS encoding gamma-glutamyltransferase: MSIYNKKLLGVILIIMVIASVGFYYLNRDEQVDKDQLYENKLASQATNDNATKSYGISTNNEIARQVGNKIIKDGGNAADAAYGVAYTLAVTEPFAAGLGGEGTTLSYSGKKGEKPIVYDYNAVSSHQYKNGDKIGVPGFVSGMSHMHAKEGKMSEKDILNYVIPLAEDGFQVNTDLEKMLLKYSAIVDKKSPFVKDGKVVKAGDVVKQPNLANTLKHIRDNGADGFYKDLGPKIAEQTRGNLDAQDFKDFKTKEKKPISTEYLGNQVYTSPNPTGGIFTLQSLKIDQMINGELGEDTPQSYVDGTVKARNVNYKNRYIVNDEKPIDQQKLNDAYLSNHAEEYKDLKNKFDLQGEANTAGSHFVVIDKDGKMMSSTNTLNNFFGNGQYTEQGFFLNNALDRFSKTPSSDNKGGPNKTPRSYISPMIVVGENYHFGTGTPGGNKVPTLLQQTMSQYLRDKGSLQQIIEKPRFYNDGDAIYYENGMKDDAIEEFKKLGYKPHNSSDNPNYGSVQGAAYFNKDKKVETGHDVEVR; the protein is encoded by the coding sequence ATGAGTATTTACAATAAAAAATTACTCGGTGTTATTTTAATTATTATGGTCATCGCATCTGTAGGGTTTTATTACCTCAACCGTGATGAACAAGTCGATAAAGACCAGTTATATGAAAACAAACTCGCATCTCAAGCTACAAATGATAATGCTACAAAATCTTACGGTATCTCTACAAATAATGAAATTGCACGACAAGTTGGTAACAAAATTATCAAAGACGGCGGTAACGCTGCCGATGCCGCATACGGTGTTGCTTATACGTTAGCAGTGACAGAGCCCTTTGCAGCTGGCCTTGGTGGTGAAGGAACAACCCTCTCCTACTCTGGTAAAAAAGGTGAAAAACCAATCGTCTATGATTACAACGCTGTATCATCACACCAATATAAAAATGGTGATAAAATCGGGGTACCTGGCTTTGTAAGCGGTATGTCGCATATGCATGCGAAAGAAGGAAAAATGAGCGAGAAAGATATTCTTAATTATGTTATTCCCCTCGCTGAAGACGGTTTCCAAGTCAATACGGATTTAGAAAAAATGTTACTTAAATACAGTGCCATTGTAGATAAAAAATCACCCTTCGTTAAAGATGGCAAAGTTGTAAAAGCAGGTGACGTTGTTAAGCAACCGAACTTAGCAAATACGTTAAAACATATACGTGATAACGGTGCGGATGGCTTTTATAAAGATCTCGGCCCTAAAATCGCTGAACAAACACGTGGCAACTTAGATGCACAAGACTTCAAAGACTTTAAAACAAAAGAGAAAAAACCAATTTCTACAGAATATTTAGGCAACCAAGTGTACACATCACCGAATCCAACTGGTGGTATTTTCACATTACAATCACTGAAAATCGATCAAATGATCAACGGTGAGTTAGGTGAAGACACACCTCAGTCTTATGTGGATGGTACAGTAAAAGCACGTAATGTAAATTATAAAAATCGTTACATTGTGAATGACGAAAAACCAATCGATCAACAAAAACTCAACGATGCATACCTTTCAAATCATGCAGAAGAATATAAAGATCTTAAAAATAAATTTGATTTACAAGGTGAAGCAAATACTGCTGGTTCCCATTTCGTTGTAATTGACAAAGATGGTAAGATGATGAGCTCAACAAATACATTGAATAACTTCTTTGGTAACGGTCAATATACAGAACAAGGTTTCTTCTTGAATAACGCGCTTGATCGCTTTTCTAAGACGCCTTCAAGTGATAATAAAGGAGGACCTAATAAAACACCACGTTCTTACATCTCACCAATGATTGTTGTTGGTGAAAATTATCACTTCGGTACAGGTACACCTGGTGGGAATAAAGTCCCAACGTTACTTCAGCAAACCATGTCACAATATTTACGTGACAAAGGATCATTGCAACAAATTATTGAAAAACCACGTTTCTATAACGATGGTGATGCCATTTATTATGAAAATGGTATGAAAGATGACGCTATAGAAGAGTTCAAAAAATTAGGGTATAAACCACATAACAGCTCAGATAATCCAAACTACGGTAGTGTCCAAGGTGCAGCCTACTTCAATAAAGATAAAAAAGTTGAAACAGGACATGACGTAGAAGTCAGATAA